From the genome of Leptolyngbya sp. FACHB-261, one region includes:
- a CDS encoding ABC transporter substrate-binding protein — protein sequence MSQSLLLALCSLLVVIACSGPQTATAPNPEGAATSTTAAIPAALVPVRLQLKWFPQAQFAGYFIAKQKGYFQDEGLDVELLPIGDQSPIQTVVSGGSDFGTTWISDLLVARQQGLPVVHIAQMFQKSGFRLVSLKEKNITSPEQFKGKKIGVWPSGNEYPALAVLKKYNLTSSLDSKVTNPDIQAVTYPFDPGLVFPKQVDVVSAMSYNELNQIVGLGYSLDKLNVISAPDLGVNLLEDLVFTTEETLNAANFKDSGLSGVEIGAKLLRASLKGWDDAVKDQATAVTTVLPICGNTCKGSGATADPKDHQTWQMAEIAKLYQAGPTLEGKAGYLDPVAYKASVELLKGVGILTADPAETTVSYKVWEAATGKTAS from the coding sequence TTGAGTCAGAGCTTATTGTTAGCTCTGTGTAGCCTGCTAGTTGTCATTGCCTGCTCTGGCCCTCAAACGGCCACTGCTCCAAACCCTGAGGGAGCAGCAACTTCAACAACAGCGGCTATACCTGCTGCCCTTGTCCCAGTTCGGCTACAGCTCAAATGGTTTCCTCAAGCTCAATTTGCAGGCTACTTTATTGCCAAACAGAAAGGCTATTTTCAGGACGAGGGACTCGACGTTGAGTTGCTGCCCATCGGTGATCAATCCCCCATCCAAACCGTTGTCAGCGGGGGTTCAGATTTTGGTACAACTTGGATCTCCGACCTGCTCGTTGCGCGTCAGCAGGGGTTGCCCGTCGTTCACATTGCTCAAATGTTTCAAAAGAGTGGCTTCCGCCTCGTGTCACTCAAGGAGAAAAACATTACTTCTCCAGAACAATTTAAAGGCAAGAAAATTGGGGTTTGGCCCTCAGGCAATGAGTACCCAGCTCTGGCAGTTCTTAAAAAGTACAACCTCACCAGCTCTCTTGACTCCAAAGTCACCAACCCTGACATTCAAGCGGTGACTTATCCCTTTGATCCGGGTTTGGTATTTCCTAAACAGGTTGATGTTGTGAGCGCAATGTCTTACAACGAACTCAATCAGATTGTTGGATTGGGCTATTCGCTGGACAAGCTCAATGTAATTAGCGCTCCTGATTTGGGCGTCAACCTGCTGGAAGATTTAGTGTTCACAACTGAAGAAACTCTCAACGCTGCCAACTTCAAAGACAGTGGACTTTCAGGCGTCGAAATTGGGGCTAAATTACTACGGGCCTCACTCAAAGGTTGGGATGATGCGGTGAAAGATCAGGCGACAGCTGTGACCACTGTTCTACCTATCTGTGGCAATACCTGCAAAGGGTCTGGGGCCACGGCTGATCCCAAGGACCATCAAACTTGGCAAATGGCTGAGATTGCCAAGCTCTACCAGGCAGGACCAACCCTGGAAGGCAAAGCAGGTTACTTAGATCCGGTTGCCTACAAAGCTTCAGTCGAATTGCTAAAGGGCGTTGGCATCCTGACCGCAGACCCAGCCGAAACCACAGTTTCCTATAAGGTCTGGGAGGCCGCAACTGGCAAAACGGCAAGCTGA
- a CDS encoding cyclic nucleotide-binding domain-containing protein, producing the protein MLRKIFLDQWAATQILQGQKKVIVRPYTGRWTTLHAGELISLYCEHPEWERARVRVCSLQVWQSLSEFLALGLAEAAPGLTQAAAEEIYGRLYRDDLAAGCQLISISVEPVAHQAGVIRFFCEQAGRLQIIRHGRWRPLNHPDNQPQTLATLQARLEARGWRAVYPAFFHCTSRSQFAARIEDVEVQRLEAFAALSPARRQELKACLQEEYFSAGAVISGPTQEFERVLILRSGRAVVFDTTLTQGTQFTELGAGDRFQTETDSGNALERRELTLRAITEVRAFSLSREQYHQFTGQKTACVTLA; encoded by the coding sequence ATGCTTCGGAAGATTTTTCTAGACCAGTGGGCCGCCACCCAAATCCTTCAAGGGCAAAAAAAGGTGATCGTACGGCCCTACACAGGGCGGTGGACGACGTTGCACGCAGGAGAGCTCATCAGCCTTTACTGTGAGCACCCAGAATGGGAGCGGGCTCGCGTCAGAGTCTGTAGCCTACAGGTGTGGCAGAGCTTATCAGAATTCTTGGCTTTGGGATTGGCCGAGGCCGCGCCTGGCCTAACACAAGCTGCGGCTGAAGAGATTTACGGTCGCCTGTACCGAGATGACTTAGCAGCCGGTTGTCAACTCATCTCGATCTCAGTGGAGCCAGTTGCACATCAGGCTGGTGTGATTCGTTTTTTCTGCGAGCAGGCAGGTCGATTGCAGATTATCCGTCATGGTCGCTGGCGGCCTCTCAATCACCCAGACAACCAACCCCAAACCCTGGCAACGCTACAAGCCCGGTTAGAGGCGCGCGGTTGGCGTGCGGTTTATCCTGCGTTCTTCCACTGCACCTCCCGGAGCCAGTTCGCTGCCCGCATTGAAGATGTAGAGGTTCAGCGGTTAGAAGCATTTGCAGCGCTATCCCCGGCAAGGCGTCAGGAACTCAAGGCCTGTCTGCAAGAGGAGTATTTTTCGGCAGGTGCCGTGATCTCCGGACCCACACAGGAGTTTGAGCGGGTTCTCATTTTGCGCTCAGGTCGAGCAGTGGTGTTTGACACAACCCTTACCCAGGGCACTCAGTTTACTGAATTAGGGGCGGGCGATCGGTTCCAGACTGAAACTGATTCAGGGAATGCGCTAGAAAGAAGGGAGCTGACGCTACGCGCAATAACAGAGGTGCGGGCCTTCAGTCTGAGTCGAGAGCAATATCACCAGTTCACGGGCCAGAAGACTGCTTGTGTGACCCTCGCTTGA
- the lpdA gene encoding dihydrolipoyl dehydrogenase, giving the protein MSEQFDYDLVIVGAGVGGHGAALHAVANGLKTAIVEADLMGGTCVNRGCIPSKALLAASGRVREFRNSEHLSHLGIQVDGVSFDRDAIAGHAEGVVSKIRGDLTNSLQRLGVDILRGWGRLAGKQQVAVQSESGTKTYTARDVLLSTGSVPFVPPGIEVDGKTVFTSDDGLKLSWLPDWIAIIGSGYIGLEFSDVYTALGCEVTMIEALDQLMPGFDPDIARLAKRVLIEPRDIEIKVGVLAKKVTPGTPVVIELSDGEVLEVDACLVATGRVPVTKDIGLESVGAQTDRRGFIQVDHLLRVLANDTVVPHLWAIGDATGKMMLAHAASAQGIAVVETICGRDKEVDYHSIPAAAFTHPEISFVGITEPQAKELGKAEGFEVAAARGYFKGNSKAIAEVETDGMVKLIYRKDTGEVLGVHILGLHAADMIHEASAAIARRASVHELAQLVHTHPTLSETLDEAYKRAAFAH; this is encoded by the coding sequence GTGAGCGAGCAATTTGATTATGACTTGGTGATTGTGGGCGCTGGTGTCGGCGGCCACGGTGCAGCACTGCATGCAGTTGCCAATGGCCTCAAGACCGCCATCGTCGAAGCTGACCTAATGGGAGGAACCTGCGTCAACCGGGGCTGCATTCCCTCCAAGGCCCTGCTGGCTGCGTCCGGACGGGTACGAGAGTTTCGCAACAGCGAACATCTGAGCCACCTGGGAATTCAGGTGGATGGGGTTAGCTTTGACCGGGACGCCATTGCTGGTCATGCTGAAGGCGTTGTCAGCAAAATCCGGGGTGACCTCACCAACAGTTTGCAACGGTTGGGCGTTGATATTTTGCGGGGCTGGGGCCGTCTAGCAGGTAAGCAACAAGTAGCGGTTCAGAGCGAGTCGGGCACCAAGACCTACACCGCTCGGGATGTGTTGCTGTCAACAGGGTCGGTGCCATTTGTGCCGCCGGGCATTGAGGTAGATGGCAAGACAGTGTTTACCAGTGATGACGGACTGAAACTGAGCTGGCTGCCGGATTGGATTGCCATTATCGGCTCGGGCTACATCGGTCTGGAATTCTCCGATGTCTATACGGCCCTGGGCTGCGAGGTCACGATGATCGAGGCCCTGGACCAACTGATGCCAGGCTTCGACCCGGATATTGCTCGTTTGGCTAAGCGAGTTCTGATTGAGCCCCGCGATATTGAAATCAAGGTCGGCGTGCTGGCGAAAAAAGTCACACCCGGAACTCCAGTTGTGATCGAGCTTTCGGATGGCGAAGTCCTAGAAGTAGATGCCTGCTTGGTGGCAACGGGACGTGTGCCTGTAACCAAAGACATTGGTTTGGAAAGCGTGGGAGCGCAAACAGACCGACGCGGCTTTATTCAGGTAGATCACCTGTTGCGGGTGTTGGCCAACGACACAGTTGTTCCTCACTTATGGGCAATTGGTGACGCCACTGGCAAGATGATGCTGGCCCATGCGGCCTCCGCTCAGGGCATTGCCGTTGTGGAAACCATCTGTGGCCGTGACAAAGAAGTGGACTATCACAGCATCCCAGCCGCAGCCTTTACCCACCCAGAAATTAGCTTTGTGGGCATCACCGAGCCCCAAGCCAAGGAACTCGGCAAGGCTGAGGGATTTGAGGTTGCAGCAGCTCGGGGCTACTTCAAAGGCAACTCTAAAGCGATCGCTGAAGTCGAAACAGACGGCATGGTAAAGCTGATCTATCGCAAAGATACAGGCGAAGTGCTAGGGGTTCATATTTTGGGTCTCCATGCAGCCGATATGATTCACGAAGCGTCAGCAGCGATTGCTCGGCGGGCTAGTGTCCACGAGTTAGCGCAACTGGTCCACACACACCCGACTCTGTCCGAAACTCTGGACGAAGCTTACAAGCGAGCTGCCTTCGCCCACTAG
- the trpC gene encoding indole-3-glycerol phosphate synthase TrpC: MQIRRRPPNPSISVQELSYKIVAPEAEPRNILEEIVWHKELEIAQMRERLSLLDLKRQVLQAAPPRDFLAALQQPPTQPSLIAEVKKASPSKGVIRADFDAVAIARAYERGGAACLSVLTDQKFFQGSFENLRAVRQQVELPLLCKEFIIYPYQMYLARTAGADAVLLIAAILSDQDLTYFVKIARGLGMAALVEVHTLEELDRALAIPDVHLIGINNRNLEDFTVDLGTTQRLLAARQEQINQLGVTVVSESGLHTPADLALVAGAGARAVLIGESLVKQPDPEQAVRALLEVTPVATHLA, encoded by the coding sequence ATGCAGATTCGTCGTCGGCCTCCGAACCCATCTATCTCGGTGCAAGAACTGAGTTACAAAATCGTTGCTCCCGAGGCTGAGCCTCGCAATATTCTTGAAGAGATTGTCTGGCACAAGGAGCTAGAGATAGCTCAGATGCGCGAGAGGCTGTCCTTGTTGGACCTGAAACGGCAAGTTCTGCAAGCTGCTCCACCCCGTGATTTCTTAGCTGCTCTGCAACAGCCCCCTACGCAGCCCAGCCTGATTGCCGAGGTCAAAAAGGCGTCTCCCAGCAAGGGAGTGATTCGGGCTGATTTTGATGCGGTCGCTATTGCTCGGGCCTATGAGCGGGGTGGAGCAGCCTGTCTGTCAGTTCTGACAGATCAGAAGTTCTTTCAGGGCAGCTTTGAGAATCTACGCGCAGTCCGGCAGCAGGTCGAACTGCCCCTGCTGTGTAAGGAGTTCATTATCTATCCCTACCAGATGTATCTGGCCCGAACCGCCGGAGCTGATGCGGTGCTGCTGATTGCGGCGATTTTGTCGGATCAGGATTTGACCTACTTTGTCAAGATTGCCCGTGGCTTGGGCATGGCTGCTCTGGTGGAGGTGCACACACTGGAAGAACTGGATCGAGCCTTGGCAATACCAGATGTGCATCTGATTGGTATCAATAATCGCAATTTGGAAGACTTTACAGTAGACTTGGGGACCACTCAACGCTTGCTGGCCGCTCGTCAAGAGCAGATTAACCAGTTGGGCGTGACTGTGGTAAGCGAGTCTGGTCTGCACACTCCTGCAGACTTAGCTTTGGTTGCTGGTGCTGGCGCACGTGCTGTCTTGATTGGGGAATCCCTAGTCAAACAGCCGGATCCAGAGCAGGCTGTACGTGCTCTATTAGAGGTTACTCCCGTTGCCACCCATCTCGCTTGA
- a CDS encoding DUF5340 domain-containing protein, translating to MALPIPSHIHYELLLRLLERQTLPATEQDNSALREQIQQLIITLRKALAQQKQIEATCQQRGLELDYRWSLNSPMGANKAIGTEIPLSSMTPIAELAEPIALPEKPGSV from the coding sequence ATGGCGCTTCCTATTCCGTCGCACATTCACTACGAGTTGCTGCTGCGCCTTCTAGAACGCCAGACTCTGCCCGCTACTGAGCAGGACAACTCTGCTTTAAGAGAGCAGATTCAGCAGCTGATCATTACGCTGCGAAAGGCACTGGCACAGCAGAAACAAATTGAAGCTACTTGCCAGCAACGCGGCTTGGAGCTAGATTACCGCTGGTCTTTGAACAGCCCGATGGGAGCCAATAAAGCGATTGGCACAGAGATCCCTCTTAGCAGCATGACACCGATTGCTGAGTTGGCTGAACCTATTGCTTTACCCGAAAAGCCAGGTTCAGTTTAG
- a CDS encoding MBOAT family protein: protein MSDLALNFLSPQYALFLGLVSLLYWQFRPIVARLSILLLASLLFYASFQVRFVPLLLALTGLTFWLGQQLATDPPAPPSAGEGEGLTPVPEENVEREQAGSWRRRLILLLGVGAQVLLLLLCKYAPLGAEGKLIMPLALSFFAFECIAYLVDVYRGAAASQTFLRFATYKLFFPKLISGPITRYQTFAAQYHEGRSPGVSRYVDGLWWIACGALKKGLVADHLGQLVDLTFENLERAGSGDLWLALVGYAFQVYLDFSGYTDMARGSALLLGFELPPNFDFPYLSTSIADFWRRWHITLGDWLRHYVYFPLGGSRRGLVRTCFNLMLVMLVAGLWHGNGAIQVDNWAESTAGGFLLWGVLHGGALVAHRLTVALSAQVAWLASYWQSPIGQLSGWGLTQSLVLLAWIPFRLPNLGRTELVFTRLWGHSADAQFAQKVYQEAIGLSGAQIWLLLIAIALGMTLVGMLNRGAQRQLSWPLRAFLVPLCLYAVWLLRPAQALRYIYFDF from the coding sequence GTGCGGTTTGTGCCGCTATTGCTGGCTTTGACCGGTCTGACTTTCTGGTTAGGGCAGCAGTTGGCAACTGACCCTCCAGCCCCGCCCTCTGCCGGAGAAGGGGAAGGCCTAACTCCAGTTCCAGAGGAGAATGTAGAAAGGGAGCAAGCAGGGAGCTGGCGACGGAGGCTAATCCTGCTGCTTGGTGTGGGAGCGCAAGTCCTATTGCTGCTGCTCTGCAAATACGCGCCGCTAGGGGCCGAGGGCAAGCTGATTATGCCGCTGGCGCTCAGCTTCTTTGCGTTTGAGTGCATTGCTTATCTAGTCGATGTTTACCGAGGTGCAGCCGCTAGCCAAACCTTCCTGCGCTTTGCTACTTACAAGCTATTTTTCCCCAAGCTGATCTCGGGTCCGATTACGCGCTATCAGACTTTTGCCGCTCAGTACCACGAAGGTCGTTCGCCAGGGGTATCGCGTTATGTCGATGGCCTGTGGTGGATTGCCTGCGGAGCGTTGAAAAAAGGTTTGGTGGCTGACCATCTGGGTCAACTCGTCGATCTCACCTTTGAGAATTTGGAGCGGGCAGGCAGTGGCGACCTGTGGCTAGCGCTGGTAGGCTACGCGTTTCAGGTCTATTTGGACTTCAGCGGCTACACCGATATGGCAAGGGGCAGCGCCCTGCTATTGGGATTTGAGCTGCCGCCAAATTTTGATTTTCCCTACTTAAGCACGAGCATTGCTGACTTCTGGCGGCGCTGGCACATTACCTTGGGTGACTGGCTGCGCCACTATGTCTATTTTCCGCTGGGGGGCTCACGTCGGGGGCTAGTGCGCACCTGCTTTAACCTGATGCTGGTGATGTTGGTGGCGGGGCTATGGCACGGCAACGGCGCGATTCAAGTCGATAACTGGGCTGAAAGTACGGCAGGGGGCTTTCTACTTTGGGGCGTCTTGCATGGGGGTGCTTTAGTGGCTCACCGGCTGACAGTGGCGCTCTCTGCGCAGGTAGCCTGGCTTGCGAGCTACTGGCAATCGCCCATCGGTCAGCTTTCCGGTTGGGGCCTCACACAAAGCCTCGTCTTGCTGGCCTGGATTCCCTTTCGCTTGCCCAATTTGGGCCGAACGGAACTGGTATTCACCCGCTTGTGGGGGCACAGCGCCGATGCTCAGTTTGCCCAGAAGGTTTACCAGGAAGCAATTGGCCTCAGTGGCGCTCAGATCTGGCTGCTATTGATAGCGATTGCTCTGGGGATGACACTGGTGGGAATGCTTAACCGTGGCGCTCAACGCCAGCTTAGTTGGCCTCTGCGTGCGTTTCTGGTGCCCCTATGTTTGTACGCGGTTTGGTTGCTACGTCCTGCCCAAGCCCTGCGCTACATCTACTTCGATTTCTAA